The following are encoded together in the Lathyrus oleraceus cultivar Zhongwan6 chromosome 3, CAAS_Psat_ZW6_1.0, whole genome shotgun sequence genome:
- the LOC127128087 gene encoding ABC transporter C family member 10 isoform X2 yields the protein MKFSMDQNDDLLVQLSAAWGIGLVIGPALGGYLAQPAVKYPHLFPKDSFWDKFPYFLPSLSVSAFAFVVAIACIWLPETLHNHPLSNESIDDAEALETGNISNDDDKIIQKDENLFLNWPLMSSIIVYSIFSLYNVAYQEGLTWLLVGLTLSLKFKQIPRAWLRFFSILIFLVSAINCALSLFYVIVSMHLSFKVGVDVLSFPGAILLLLCTYRESKCSDTDREINGSLYAPLNGESNKDDSVSRVTLFAKAGFFSRISFWWLNSLMKSGKEKTLQDEDVPMLREEDRAESCYSMFLEQLNKQNQKDPSSQPSVLKTMVLCHSREILISGFFALLKIDVYGKFAYVSQTTWIQTGSIRDNILFGSPMDAQKYQKTLQRSSLEKDLELLPHGDLTEIGERGVNLSGGQKQRIQLARALYQDADIYLLDDPFSAVDAHTATNLFNEYIMEGLAEKTVLLVTHQVDFLPAFDFVLLMSDGEILQAATYHDLLTSCKDFQDLVNAHRETAGSEGLMDVTSSERHSSSAKEIRKIHVEKEKEFEAPKGDQLIKQEEREIGDHGLKPYLQYLNQNKGYAYFLIASLFHLIFVIGQILQNSWMAANVDNPKVSTLRLILVYLLIGVTSTVFLFMRSLLTVALGLQSSKSLFLQLLNSLFRAPMLFYDSTPLGRILSRVSSDLSIVDLDVPFGLLFAVAATTTCYASLTVLAVVTWQVLFVSIPMIYFAPRLQRYYFATAKELMRMNGTTKSFIANHLAESVAGAVTIRAFEEEDRFFVIELNICS from the exons ATGAAGTTTTCTATGGATCAAAATGATGACTTACTAGTGCAG CTCAGTGCAGCTTGGGGTATAGGCTTAGTAATTGGACCAGCATTGGGAGGTTATTTGGCTCAG CCAGCAGTGAAATACCCTCATCTATTTCCAAAAGACTCATTTTGGGATAA GTTTCCATATTTCTTGCCTTCCTTGTCAGTATCAGCTTTTGCATTTGTGGTAGCAATTGCATGCATCTGGCTTCCG GAAACACTTCACAACCACCCTCTAAGCAATGAGTCTATTGATGATGCTGAAGCTTTAGAAACTGGAAACATAAGTAATGACGACGACAAAATAATCCAAAAAGATGAAAACCTCTTCCTGAACTGGCCATTAATGTCATCTATTATTGTGTACAGCATTTTCTCACTTTATAATGTTGCTTATCAAGAG GGATTAACATGGTTGTTAGTTGGTTTAACATTAAGTCTTAAGTTTAAACAAATTCCAAGAGCATGGTTAAGGTTTTTTTCTATTCTAATCTTCTTAGTTTCTGCTATAAACTGTGCTTTATCCTTGTTTTATGTAATCGTTAGTATGCACTTGTCCTTCAAAGTAGGAGTGGATGTTCTATCTTTTCCTGGGGCAATTTTATTGCTATTATGCACATATAGGGAATCTAAGTGTAGCGACACTGACAGAGAAATCAATGGAAGCCTTTACGCTCCTTTAAATGGTGAGTCGAATAAAGACGATTCCGTTAGCCGCGTGACACTATTTGCGAAAGCTGGATTCTTCAGTAGGATTTCATTTTGGTGGCTGAATTCTTTGATGAAAAGTGGTAAAGAGAAAACACTTCAGGACGAAGATGTGCCGATGTTGAGGGAGGAAGATAGAGCAGAAAGTTGTTATTCGATGTTTCTAGAGCAATTAAACAAGCAAAATCAGAAGGATCCATCCTCACAACCATCTGTTTTGAAGACAATGGTTTTATGTCATTCGAGAGAAATTTTGATCTCTGGATTCTTTGCATTGCTTAAG ATTGATGTTTATGGGAAGTTTGCGTATGTGTCTCAAACAACATGGATACAGACAGGTTCAATAAGGGATAACATATTGTTTGGATCACCTATGGATGCTCAAAAATATCAGAAAACACTTCAGAGGTCGTCACTAGAGAAAGACCTTGAGTTGCTTCCCCATGGTGATCTCACTGAAATAGGAGAGAGAGGGGTTAACTTGAGTGGTGGTCAGAAGCAGCGAATTCAACTTGCTCGCGCTCTTTATCAGGATGCTGATATATATCTCTTGGACGATCCATTCAGTGCTGTTGATGCACATACTGCCACAAATTTGTTTAAT GAATACATTATGGAAGGACTTGCTGAGAAGACGGTCTTGCTTGTAACTCATCAAGTTGACTTTCTTCCAGCATTTGATTTTGTTTTG TTGATGTCAGATGGAGAAATCCTACAGGCTGCTACTTATCATGATTTGTTAACATCATGCAAAGATTTTCAGGATCTTGTGAATGCTCACAGAGAAACTGCTGGTTCTGAGGGGCTTATGGATGTTACTTCTTCTGAAAGACATTCAAGTTCTGCTAAAGAGATAAGAAAAATACACGTGGAGAAGGAAAAGGAGTTCGAAGCACCAAAAGGCGATCAATTGATTAAGCAAGAAGAGAGAGAGATAGGAGACCATGGCCTTAAGCCATACTTACAGTATTTGAATCAGAACAAAGGATACGCATACTTCTTGATCGCTTCTCTATTTCACCTTATATTTGTGATTGGTCAGATATTGCAAAACTCGTGGATGGCTGCTAATGTTGACAATCCTAAAGTCAGCACTCTGAGATTGATTCTAGTTTACTTGTTGATTGGAGTTACTTCAACAGTGTTCTTATTCATGAGAAGTCTTCTTACAGTTGCTCTGGGTCTTCAGTCTTCGAAGTCTTTGTTTTTACAACTACTAAACTCCCTTTTTCGTGCACCTATGCTGTTTTATGATTCGACGCCTTTGGGACGTATACTCAGTAGG GTCTCTTCTGATCTTAGCATTGTTGATCTTGATGTTCCATTTGGCCTTCTTTTTGCTGTGGCAGCTACTACGACTTGTTATGCAAGTCTAACTGTTTTAGCAGTAGTTACTTGGCAAGTCTTGTTTGTCTCCATACCGATGATTTATTTTGCACCGCGCTTGCAA AGATACTACTTTGCTACAGCAAAAGAACTGATGCGGATGAATGGCACAACAAAATCCTTTATAGCTAATCATCTTGCAGAATCAGTTGCTGGTGCTGTGACAATAAGGGCTTTTGAAGAAGAAGATCGTTTTTTCGTGATAGAGCTCAATatttgttcataa
- the LOC127128087 gene encoding ABC transporter C family member 10 isoform X3 — translation MLPSVGIILPSECIVECSLETCKVYALIYFLHSTIIIHNVIWFQLSAAWGIGLVIGPALGGYLAQPAVKYPHLFPKDSFWDKFPYFLPSLSVSAFAFVVAIACIWLPETLHNHPLSNESIDDAEALETGNISNDDDKIIQKDENLFLNWPLMSSIIVYSIFSLYNVAYQEGLTWLLVGLTLSLKFKQIPRAWLREINGSLYAPLNGESNKDDSVSRVTLFAKAGFFSRISFWWLNSLMKSGKEKTLQDEDVPMLREEDRAESCYSMFLEQLNKQNQKDPSSQPSVLKTMVLCHSREILISGFFALLKIDVYGKFAYVSQTTWIQTGSIRDNILFGSPMDAQKYQKTLQRSSLEKDLELLPHGDLTEIGERGVNLSGGQKQRIQLARALYQDADIYLLDDPFSAVDAHTATNLFNEYIMEGLAEKTVLLVTHQVDFLPAFDFVLLMSDGEILQAATYHDLLTSCKDFQDLVNAHRETAGSEGLMDVTSSERHSSSAKEIRKIHVEKEKEFEAPKGDQLIKQEEREIGDHGLKPYLQYLNQNKGYAYFLIASLFHLIFVIGQILQNSWMAANVDNPKVSTLRLILVYLLIGVTSTVFLFMRSLLTVALGLQSSKSLFLQLLNSLFRAPMLFYDSTPLGRILSRVSSDLSIVDLDVPFGLLFAVAATTTCYASLTVLAVVTWQVLFVSIPMIYFAPRLQRYYFATAKELMRMNGTTKSFIANHLAESVAGAVTIRAFEEEDRFFVIELNICS, via the exons ATGTTACCATCTGTTGGCATAATTCTGCCAAGTGAATGTATTGTTGAATGTTCACTTGAAACTTGCAAGGTCTATGCATTGATATATTTTCTGCATTCAACAATAATAATTCATAACGTGATATGGTTTCAGCTCAGTGCAGCTTGGGGTATAGGCTTAGTAATTGGACCAGCATTGGGAGGTTATTTGGCTCAG CCAGCAGTGAAATACCCTCATCTATTTCCAAAAGACTCATTTTGGGATAA GTTTCCATATTTCTTGCCTTCCTTGTCAGTATCAGCTTTTGCATTTGTGGTAGCAATTGCATGCATCTGGCTTCCG GAAACACTTCACAACCACCCTCTAAGCAATGAGTCTATTGATGATGCTGAAGCTTTAGAAACTGGAAACATAAGTAATGACGACGACAAAATAATCCAAAAAGATGAAAACCTCTTCCTGAACTGGCCATTAATGTCATCTATTATTGTGTACAGCATTTTCTCACTTTATAATGTTGCTTATCAAGAG GGATTAACATGGTTGTTAGTTGGTTTAACATTAAGTCTTAAGTTTAAACAAATTCCAAGAGCATGGTTAAG AGAAATCAATGGAAGCCTTTACGCTCCTTTAAATGGTGAGTCGAATAAAGACGATTCCGTTAGCCGCGTGACACTATTTGCGAAAGCTGGATTCTTCAGTAGGATTTCATTTTGGTGGCTGAATTCTTTGATGAAAAGTGGTAAAGAGAAAACACTTCAGGACGAAGATGTGCCGATGTTGAGGGAGGAAGATAGAGCAGAAAGTTGTTATTCGATGTTTCTAGAGCAATTAAACAAGCAAAATCAGAAGGATCCATCCTCACAACCATCTGTTTTGAAGACAATGGTTTTATGTCATTCGAGAGAAATTTTGATCTCTGGATTCTTTGCATTGCTTAAG ATTGATGTTTATGGGAAGTTTGCGTATGTGTCTCAAACAACATGGATACAGACAGGTTCAATAAGGGATAACATATTGTTTGGATCACCTATGGATGCTCAAAAATATCAGAAAACACTTCAGAGGTCGTCACTAGAGAAAGACCTTGAGTTGCTTCCCCATGGTGATCTCACTGAAATAGGAGAGAGAGGGGTTAACTTGAGTGGTGGTCAGAAGCAGCGAATTCAACTTGCTCGCGCTCTTTATCAGGATGCTGATATATATCTCTTGGACGATCCATTCAGTGCTGTTGATGCACATACTGCCACAAATTTGTTTAAT GAATACATTATGGAAGGACTTGCTGAGAAGACGGTCTTGCTTGTAACTCATCAAGTTGACTTTCTTCCAGCATTTGATTTTGTTTTG TTGATGTCAGATGGAGAAATCCTACAGGCTGCTACTTATCATGATTTGTTAACATCATGCAAAGATTTTCAGGATCTTGTGAATGCTCACAGAGAAACTGCTGGTTCTGAGGGGCTTATGGATGTTACTTCTTCTGAAAGACATTCAAGTTCTGCTAAAGAGATAAGAAAAATACACGTGGAGAAGGAAAAGGAGTTCGAAGCACCAAAAGGCGATCAATTGATTAAGCAAGAAGAGAGAGAGATAGGAGACCATGGCCTTAAGCCATACTTACAGTATTTGAATCAGAACAAAGGATACGCATACTTCTTGATCGCTTCTCTATTTCACCTTATATTTGTGATTGGTCAGATATTGCAAAACTCGTGGATGGCTGCTAATGTTGACAATCCTAAAGTCAGCACTCTGAGATTGATTCTAGTTTACTTGTTGATTGGAGTTACTTCAACAGTGTTCTTATTCATGAGAAGTCTTCTTACAGTTGCTCTGGGTCTTCAGTCTTCGAAGTCTTTGTTTTTACAACTACTAAACTCCCTTTTTCGTGCACCTATGCTGTTTTATGATTCGACGCCTTTGGGACGTATACTCAGTAGG GTCTCTTCTGATCTTAGCATTGTTGATCTTGATGTTCCATTTGGCCTTCTTTTTGCTGTGGCAGCTACTACGACTTGTTATGCAAGTCTAACTGTTTTAGCAGTAGTTACTTGGCAAGTCTTGTTTGTCTCCATACCGATGATTTATTTTGCACCGCGCTTGCAA AGATACTACTTTGCTACAGCAAAAGAACTGATGCGGATGAATGGCACAACAAAATCCTTTATAGCTAATCATCTTGCAGAATCAGTTGCTGGTGCTGTGACAATAAGGGCTTTTGAAGAAGAAGATCGTTTTTTCGTGATAGAGCTCAATatttgttcataa
- the LOC127128087 gene encoding ABC transporter C family member 10 isoform X1, which produces MLPSVGIILPSECIVECSLETCKVYALIYFLHSTIIIHNVIWFQLSAAWGIGLVIGPALGGYLAQPAVKYPHLFPKDSFWDKFPYFLPSLSVSAFAFVVAIACIWLPETLHNHPLSNESIDDAEALETGNISNDDDKIIQKDENLFLNWPLMSSIIVYSIFSLYNVAYQEGLTWLLVGLTLSLKFKQIPRAWLRFFSILIFLVSAINCALSLFYVIVSMHLSFKVGVDVLSFPGAILLLLCTYRESKCSDTDREINGSLYAPLNGESNKDDSVSRVTLFAKAGFFSRISFWWLNSLMKSGKEKTLQDEDVPMLREEDRAESCYSMFLEQLNKQNQKDPSSQPSVLKTMVLCHSREILISGFFALLKIDVYGKFAYVSQTTWIQTGSIRDNILFGSPMDAQKYQKTLQRSSLEKDLELLPHGDLTEIGERGVNLSGGQKQRIQLARALYQDADIYLLDDPFSAVDAHTATNLFNEYIMEGLAEKTVLLVTHQVDFLPAFDFVLLMSDGEILQAATYHDLLTSCKDFQDLVNAHRETAGSEGLMDVTSSERHSSSAKEIRKIHVEKEKEFEAPKGDQLIKQEEREIGDHGLKPYLQYLNQNKGYAYFLIASLFHLIFVIGQILQNSWMAANVDNPKVSTLRLILVYLLIGVTSTVFLFMRSLLTVALGLQSSKSLFLQLLNSLFRAPMLFYDSTPLGRILSRVSSDLSIVDLDVPFGLLFAVAATTTCYASLTVLAVVTWQVLFVSIPMIYFAPRLQRYYFATAKELMRMNGTTKSFIANHLAESVAGAVTIRAFEEEDRFFVIELNICS; this is translated from the exons ATGTTACCATCTGTTGGCATAATTCTGCCAAGTGAATGTATTGTTGAATGTTCACTTGAAACTTGCAAGGTCTATGCATTGATATATTTTCTGCATTCAACAATAATAATTCATAACGTGATATGGTTTCAGCTCAGTGCAGCTTGGGGTATAGGCTTAGTAATTGGACCAGCATTGGGAGGTTATTTGGCTCAG CCAGCAGTGAAATACCCTCATCTATTTCCAAAAGACTCATTTTGGGATAA GTTTCCATATTTCTTGCCTTCCTTGTCAGTATCAGCTTTTGCATTTGTGGTAGCAATTGCATGCATCTGGCTTCCG GAAACACTTCACAACCACCCTCTAAGCAATGAGTCTATTGATGATGCTGAAGCTTTAGAAACTGGAAACATAAGTAATGACGACGACAAAATAATCCAAAAAGATGAAAACCTCTTCCTGAACTGGCCATTAATGTCATCTATTATTGTGTACAGCATTTTCTCACTTTATAATGTTGCTTATCAAGAG GGATTAACATGGTTGTTAGTTGGTTTAACATTAAGTCTTAAGTTTAAACAAATTCCAAGAGCATGGTTAAGGTTTTTTTCTATTCTAATCTTCTTAGTTTCTGCTATAAACTGTGCTTTATCCTTGTTTTATGTAATCGTTAGTATGCACTTGTCCTTCAAAGTAGGAGTGGATGTTCTATCTTTTCCTGGGGCAATTTTATTGCTATTATGCACATATAGGGAATCTAAGTGTAGCGACACTGACAGAGAAATCAATGGAAGCCTTTACGCTCCTTTAAATGGTGAGTCGAATAAAGACGATTCCGTTAGCCGCGTGACACTATTTGCGAAAGCTGGATTCTTCAGTAGGATTTCATTTTGGTGGCTGAATTCTTTGATGAAAAGTGGTAAAGAGAAAACACTTCAGGACGAAGATGTGCCGATGTTGAGGGAGGAAGATAGAGCAGAAAGTTGTTATTCGATGTTTCTAGAGCAATTAAACAAGCAAAATCAGAAGGATCCATCCTCACAACCATCTGTTTTGAAGACAATGGTTTTATGTCATTCGAGAGAAATTTTGATCTCTGGATTCTTTGCATTGCTTAAG ATTGATGTTTATGGGAAGTTTGCGTATGTGTCTCAAACAACATGGATACAGACAGGTTCAATAAGGGATAACATATTGTTTGGATCACCTATGGATGCTCAAAAATATCAGAAAACACTTCAGAGGTCGTCACTAGAGAAAGACCTTGAGTTGCTTCCCCATGGTGATCTCACTGAAATAGGAGAGAGAGGGGTTAACTTGAGTGGTGGTCAGAAGCAGCGAATTCAACTTGCTCGCGCTCTTTATCAGGATGCTGATATATATCTCTTGGACGATCCATTCAGTGCTGTTGATGCACATACTGCCACAAATTTGTTTAAT GAATACATTATGGAAGGACTTGCTGAGAAGACGGTCTTGCTTGTAACTCATCAAGTTGACTTTCTTCCAGCATTTGATTTTGTTTTG TTGATGTCAGATGGAGAAATCCTACAGGCTGCTACTTATCATGATTTGTTAACATCATGCAAAGATTTTCAGGATCTTGTGAATGCTCACAGAGAAACTGCTGGTTCTGAGGGGCTTATGGATGTTACTTCTTCTGAAAGACATTCAAGTTCTGCTAAAGAGATAAGAAAAATACACGTGGAGAAGGAAAAGGAGTTCGAAGCACCAAAAGGCGATCAATTGATTAAGCAAGAAGAGAGAGAGATAGGAGACCATGGCCTTAAGCCATACTTACAGTATTTGAATCAGAACAAAGGATACGCATACTTCTTGATCGCTTCTCTATTTCACCTTATATTTGTGATTGGTCAGATATTGCAAAACTCGTGGATGGCTGCTAATGTTGACAATCCTAAAGTCAGCACTCTGAGATTGATTCTAGTTTACTTGTTGATTGGAGTTACTTCAACAGTGTTCTTATTCATGAGAAGTCTTCTTACAGTTGCTCTGGGTCTTCAGTCTTCGAAGTCTTTGTTTTTACAACTACTAAACTCCCTTTTTCGTGCACCTATGCTGTTTTATGATTCGACGCCTTTGGGACGTATACTCAGTAGG GTCTCTTCTGATCTTAGCATTGTTGATCTTGATGTTCCATTTGGCCTTCTTTTTGCTGTGGCAGCTACTACGACTTGTTATGCAAGTCTAACTGTTTTAGCAGTAGTTACTTGGCAAGTCTTGTTTGTCTCCATACCGATGATTTATTTTGCACCGCGCTTGCAA AGATACTACTTTGCTACAGCAAAAGAACTGATGCGGATGAATGGCACAACAAAATCCTTTATAGCTAATCATCTTGCAGAATCAGTTGCTGGTGCTGTGACAATAAGGGCTTTTGAAGAAGAAGATCGTTTTTTCGTGATAGAGCTCAATatttgttcataa
- the LOC127128087 gene encoding ABC transporter C family member 10 isoform X4 has protein sequence MSSIIVYSIFSLYNVAYQEGLTWLLVGLTLSLKFKQIPRAWLRFFSILIFLVSAINCALSLFYVIVSMHLSFKVGVDVLSFPGAILLLLCTYRESKCSDTDREINGSLYAPLNGESNKDDSVSRVTLFAKAGFFSRISFWWLNSLMKSGKEKTLQDEDVPMLREEDRAESCYSMFLEQLNKQNQKDPSSQPSVLKTMVLCHSREILISGFFALLKIDVYGKFAYVSQTTWIQTGSIRDNILFGSPMDAQKYQKTLQRSSLEKDLELLPHGDLTEIGERGVNLSGGQKQRIQLARALYQDADIYLLDDPFSAVDAHTATNLFNEYIMEGLAEKTVLLVTHQVDFLPAFDFVLLMSDGEILQAATYHDLLTSCKDFQDLVNAHRETAGSEGLMDVTSSERHSSSAKEIRKIHVEKEKEFEAPKGDQLIKQEEREIGDHGLKPYLQYLNQNKGYAYFLIASLFHLIFVIGQILQNSWMAANVDNPKVSTLRLILVYLLIGVTSTVFLFMRSLLTVALGLQSSKSLFLQLLNSLFRAPMLFYDSTPLGRILSRVSSDLSIVDLDVPFGLLFAVAATTTCYASLTVLAVVTWQVLFVSIPMIYFAPRLQRYYFATAKELMRMNGTTKSFIANHLAESVAGAVTIRAFEEEDRFFVIELNICS, from the exons ATGTCATCTATTATTGTGTACAGCATTTTCTCACTTTATAATGTTGCTTATCAAGAG GGATTAACATGGTTGTTAGTTGGTTTAACATTAAGTCTTAAGTTTAAACAAATTCCAAGAGCATGGTTAAGGTTTTTTTCTATTCTAATCTTCTTAGTTTCTGCTATAAACTGTGCTTTATCCTTGTTTTATGTAATCGTTAGTATGCACTTGTCCTTCAAAGTAGGAGTGGATGTTCTATCTTTTCCTGGGGCAATTTTATTGCTATTATGCACATATAGGGAATCTAAGTGTAGCGACACTGACAGAGAAATCAATGGAAGCCTTTACGCTCCTTTAAATGGTGAGTCGAATAAAGACGATTCCGTTAGCCGCGTGACACTATTTGCGAAAGCTGGATTCTTCAGTAGGATTTCATTTTGGTGGCTGAATTCTTTGATGAAAAGTGGTAAAGAGAAAACACTTCAGGACGAAGATGTGCCGATGTTGAGGGAGGAAGATAGAGCAGAAAGTTGTTATTCGATGTTTCTAGAGCAATTAAACAAGCAAAATCAGAAGGATCCATCCTCACAACCATCTGTTTTGAAGACAATGGTTTTATGTCATTCGAGAGAAATTTTGATCTCTGGATTCTTTGCATTGCTTAAG ATTGATGTTTATGGGAAGTTTGCGTATGTGTCTCAAACAACATGGATACAGACAGGTTCAATAAGGGATAACATATTGTTTGGATCACCTATGGATGCTCAAAAATATCAGAAAACACTTCAGAGGTCGTCACTAGAGAAAGACCTTGAGTTGCTTCCCCATGGTGATCTCACTGAAATAGGAGAGAGAGGGGTTAACTTGAGTGGTGGTCAGAAGCAGCGAATTCAACTTGCTCGCGCTCTTTATCAGGATGCTGATATATATCTCTTGGACGATCCATTCAGTGCTGTTGATGCACATACTGCCACAAATTTGTTTAAT GAATACATTATGGAAGGACTTGCTGAGAAGACGGTCTTGCTTGTAACTCATCAAGTTGACTTTCTTCCAGCATTTGATTTTGTTTTG TTGATGTCAGATGGAGAAATCCTACAGGCTGCTACTTATCATGATTTGTTAACATCATGCAAAGATTTTCAGGATCTTGTGAATGCTCACAGAGAAACTGCTGGTTCTGAGGGGCTTATGGATGTTACTTCTTCTGAAAGACATTCAAGTTCTGCTAAAGAGATAAGAAAAATACACGTGGAGAAGGAAAAGGAGTTCGAAGCACCAAAAGGCGATCAATTGATTAAGCAAGAAGAGAGAGAGATAGGAGACCATGGCCTTAAGCCATACTTACAGTATTTGAATCAGAACAAAGGATACGCATACTTCTTGATCGCTTCTCTATTTCACCTTATATTTGTGATTGGTCAGATATTGCAAAACTCGTGGATGGCTGCTAATGTTGACAATCCTAAAGTCAGCACTCTGAGATTGATTCTAGTTTACTTGTTGATTGGAGTTACTTCAACAGTGTTCTTATTCATGAGAAGTCTTCTTACAGTTGCTCTGGGTCTTCAGTCTTCGAAGTCTTTGTTTTTACAACTACTAAACTCCCTTTTTCGTGCACCTATGCTGTTTTATGATTCGACGCCTTTGGGACGTATACTCAGTAGG GTCTCTTCTGATCTTAGCATTGTTGATCTTGATGTTCCATTTGGCCTTCTTTTTGCTGTGGCAGCTACTACGACTTGTTATGCAAGTCTAACTGTTTTAGCAGTAGTTACTTGGCAAGTCTTGTTTGTCTCCATACCGATGATTTATTTTGCACCGCGCTTGCAA AGATACTACTTTGCTACAGCAAAAGAACTGATGCGGATGAATGGCACAACAAAATCCTTTATAGCTAATCATCTTGCAGAATCAGTTGCTGGTGCTGTGACAATAAGGGCTTTTGAAGAAGAAGATCGTTTTTTCGTGATAGAGCTCAATatttgttcataa